Below is a genomic region from Mycobacteriales bacterium.
GGCGGCAAGATCACCTGGCACGGCCCCGGGCAGCTGACCGGCTACCCGATCGTCGCGCTGCCCGAACCGCTCGACGTCGTGTCCTACGTCCGCCGCCTGGAAACCGCGCTCATCGGCACCTGCGCGGATCTCGGCCTCGCCACGGTCCGGGTCCCCGGCCGCAGCGGCGTCTGGGTGCCGGCCGACGGGAACGGCCCCGACCGCAAGGTCGCCGCGATCGGCGTGCGGGTCGCCCGCGGCGTGACGATGCACGGATTCGCGCTCAACTGCGACTGCGACCTCACGTGGTTCGACCGCATCGTGCCGTGCGGCATCACCGACGCCGGCGTGACCTCGCTCACCCGCGAGCTCGGCCGTCCCGTCACGGTGGCCGACGCGATGCCCGTCGTGGAACGCCACCTGCTCGCCGTCCTGGAGCCCGACCTTGTCGGCTGAGGCACCCGACACCGCGATCGGGCCCGACGGCCGCCGGCTGCTGCGGCTGGAGGTGCGCAACGCCGCCGTACCGATCGAGCGCAAGCCCCCCTGGATCAAGACGCGCGCCCGCATGGGCCCCGAGTTCGCCGCGCTGAAGTCGATGGTCCGCTCCGAGGGCCTGCACACGGTCTGCGAGGAAGCAGGCTGCCCCAACATCTACGAGTGCTGGGAGGACCGGGAGGCGACGTTCCTCATCGGCGGCGAGCAGTGCACCCGGCGCTGCGACTTCTGCCAGATCGCCACCGGCCGCCCCGCACCGCTCGACCGCGACGAGCCGCGCCGCGTCGCGGAGTCCGTGCAGGCGATGGGGCTGCGCTACGCGACCGTCACCGGCGTGACGCGCGACGACCTGCCCGACGGCGGTTCGTGGCTGTACGCCGAAACCGTGCGGCAGATCCATGCGCACGTGCCCGGCTGCGGGGTCGAGGTGCTGATCCCCGACTTCGACGGCATCCCGGAGCAGCTCGCCGAGGTCTTCTCGGCCAAGCCGCAGGTGCTCGCCCACAACGTCGAGACCGTGCCCCGGATCTTCCGCCGGATCCGGCCGGGATTCCGCTACCAGCGCTCGCTCGACGTGCTGACCGCCGCGCGCGCGGCCGGGCTGGTCACGAAGTCAAACCTCATCCTCGGCCTGGGCGAGGAGCGCGCCGAAGTCGTCGAGACCATGCAGGCGCTGCACGCCGCCGGCTGCGAGCTGTTGACGATCACGCAGTACCTGCGCCCCTCACCCCGCCACCATCCCGTCGTGCGCTGGGTGCACCCGGACGAGTTCGTCGAGCTGGCGCGGGAGGCCGAGCAGATCGGCTTCATCGGCGTGCTCAGCGGTCCGCTGGTGCGCTCGTCGTACCGCGCCGGACGCCTCTACAGCCAGGCCGTCGAGGCTCGCGGCACGCGCACGTCGGGCTGACCAGGCCTCACCCGGGCCGACCGTATGCTGGCCGGCATGGCCCGAGACGACTCCAAATCCGGCGGCCGGCTCGAGCAGATCAAGCTGGTCTACTCGTTCACCCGCGAACGCGACCCCCAGATCCTGCTCTGGATCGCGCTGCCGGCGATCGCCATCTTCGCCGTGCTGCTGGCACTCGGCTTCGTCTTCGGGCACCCGATCTACCTCGGCGTGATCGGGTTCATCGCTGCCCTGCTCTGGATGACCAGCATCTTCGGTCGCCGCTCGATGTCTGCGCAGTACGCCAGTGTCGAGGGCCAGCCCGGCGCCGCGGCCGCCGTCCTGTCCTCGCTGCGCGGCACGTGGAAGGTGCAGCCCGCGGTCGCGCTCAACCGCAACCAGGACCTCGTGCACCGCGCGGTCGGCCGGCCCGGCATCGTGCTCGTCGGCGAGGGCGCACCGAGCCGGGTGGGGCCGCTCATCGCCCAGGAGCGCAAGCGGGTCACCCGGATCGCGGGCGACATCCCGATCTACGAGGTGCAGGTCGGCGCCGAAGAAGGTCAGGTCGACCTGCGCAAGCTGCAGGCGCACCTCGGCAAGCTGCCGCGCAACCTCAAGCCGCGTGAGGTCGACGCGGTCGACAACCGGCTGCGTGCACTGGGTGGCGCCGCCATGCCGGTGCCGAAGGGCCCGCTCCCCCGCGGCGGCCGGATCCCGCGCGGCAAGATGCGCTGAACCCGCGGCGATCCCCGGCGGGGGCCAGGTGCGTCCGACGCAGCGGCTAGGCGCGCACGACGACGGTGCCGGTCGCCCGGTCGTGCAGCCCGCGTCCGTCGCGGTCCGTGAACAGCACGGTGAAGATCAGCGCGAGCAGCACCGCTCGGGGCACCGCCCACCAGCCGATGCCTGCGTGCTGCGTCCGGCGCGCCACCGAGATCACGCGAAGCCCGGTGAGGCGCATGCCGGCGCTCTGCCCGCCGAGCCCCACGAGCACGGCGTACTCCACGAGGAACACCAGCGTGCTCCAGATGCCGGTGTGCACCGACCCCGCCGGGATCGTCGCCACGAGCCAGGACAGCACCGCATCGACCGCGAACGCCACGAACCGTGGACCGAGCCCCACGGCGGACCCCGGCCCGCTCGCCGGTAGCCCCAAGGACTGCCCGCGGTAGTCGTGCAGCTCGGAGCCCGCCGGCGGCGCATCGAGCCACGAGCCGGAGATCCGCGGGGAGGCCATGGCTCCACGGTAACCGCCGCGATGATGCGGCTCAGAGCGACAGCTCGAACCAGACCGTCTTCGCCAGGTCCGTCGACTCGACGCCCCAGCGACGGGCCAGGTGCTCGATCAGGTGCAGGCCGCGCCCGCCCTCCGCCGCAGCGTTGGGTCGCCCGCGCCGCAGCGGTGCGTGCGGAGCCTGGTCGACCACCTCGACGCGGACGCCGTCGGTCGCGAGGCGCAGTGTGCGCAGGCGCAGCGACGTCCCCGCATGCCGCACCGCGTTGGTGACCACCTCGCTCACGAGCAGCGTCGCGGTCTCGACGAGCTCGTCGAGACCCCATGACGCCAGCACGTGCTCGACGGCGGAGCGCGCCTGCGCCGGTGACTGGATGTCCGCGGGCAGCTCCTGCACGAGCTCGCTGATGGGCTGACCCTCGCCCGCGGGCAGGGTCCACAGCGCGAGCAGGGCGACGTCGTCGTCGGATGCGGGCTGCACCGCGAGCGCCGCCTCGCAGGCCGCCTCCGCCCCGCGCACTCCGTCGACCGCGCGAGCCAGCCGGCGCATGCCCTCGTCGACAGGTAGGTCGGGACTCTCGACGAGCCCGTCGGTGTAGAGGAGCAGCAGCGAGCCGAGCGGGAGGGTGACGACGCGTTCGCCGTACGAACCGAGGCCGACGCCGAGCGGGGGACCTGGTTCGAGCGGCAGGAAGGCCGCCGGGTCGCCGTGCGACACCAGCAGCGGCGGCGGATGGCCGGCGCAGGCGAGCAGCGCGCGGTCGGTGGTCGGGTCCCACTCGACGTAGCAGCAGGTGACGATCAGCGCGTCGTCGAGGGAGGCCACGAGCCGGTCGAGGCGACCCAGGATGCCCGCGGGGCTGTGCCCTTCCAGGACGTAGCCACGGATGGCCGCCAGGACCTGCCCCATGACCGCGGCGGCACGGACCCCGCGGCCCATGACGTCGCCGACGACGAGCCCCACACACCCCGAGGGCAACGGCACGACGTCGTAGAAGTCGCCGCCCACCGACATGCCGCGGGTCCCGGGCAGGTAGCGCACGGCCACCTCGGCGCCGGCCACGGCCGGCAGGTCGACCGGCAGCAGCGACCGTTGCAGGGTGTGCGCGATCTCGCTCTGCTGATGGAAGAGCCGCGCGTTGTCGAGTGCCAGCGCGAGCCGGCCGGCGAGCTCCCTCATCTCGGCCAGGTCATCGGCACCGAGGGGCGGGCGCTGACCGATCGTCGCCATGGTGAGCACGCCGAGTCCGCGCCCGTGCGCCCGCAACGGCAGGACCAGCCCCGACCCCAGGTCGATCTCGTGCAGGAGCGCGAGCTGCGCCGCCTCGTCGACCAGGTCGCGGTAGTCGTCATCGCCCCGCTGGAACAACCGCGGCAGCCCGCTGTCCATCGTCGAGCGGATGAGGTCGCCACCGCGCCCGTCGAGGGTCCGGGCGAATCCGTTCAGGGCGTGGCCGATGAGCGGGTCGGCATGGTCGCCGCCGGCGATCTGCCACGTGTCGTCGGGGCCGGCGAGCACGACGATCGCCACGTCGGCCAGGCGGTCGGTCGCCAGCCGGCACAGCTCCTCGCACAGCGGCCGGGCCTCGGTCACCCCTGCGAACAGCCGCCCCGACTCGGCGAGCAGCTCCAGCCGGTCGCGAGAGCGCCGCTCGACCGAGATCATGCGAGCGCGGTGCAGCGCGACGGAGCACTGGGCGATGACGGTGTCGAAGAACGAGAGGTTGGCCGGGTCGGTCAGGAGCCCGCCGTCGGCGAAGCTGGCCGACAGCACGCCGAGGACCTCACCGCCCTGGACGAGGGGTTCGCAGACGTACGCCGCGCCGACACTCGCCCCGCCCAGCAGTCCGGGGTAGCGCTCGTCGCGCTCCGCGACGGACAGCAGGGTGACGCGCTGCGCGTGCAATGCGGACTCGGCAGCGGGCGCGCGCGCGTCGAGCGGCATGTCGGTGAGGCAGGCGATGACGTCAGCGGGGTAGCCGACGTGGCCCTGCAGGGCCAGCATGCCCCGCTCGCGATCGAGCATCCAGACCGCGCCGGCCACCGCGCCGAGCAGCGACAGTCCGCTCTCCACCATGGTGCGCACGACGGCTTCGACGGCGAGGGCGCCGAGCAGGTCGGCGCTGACGGCCTGGAGCCGGCGCAGCCGTTGCGCCACCTGCTCCGTCGAGGCGTGCGCGAGCTGCTCCTCGTCGAACACGCCGAAATCCTTCGGACGAAGCGGCTCCCCCTGCGGAGGCACCGGCGGCGACACGCTCATCGCCGGTGGCCGGCTCGACGCCGGGCGGTGGTGCCCGTCACCATGCGACGGTAGCGCCGTCGGGTGGACAATCGCTGACGGCTACCCCGACTTCCGCTGCGTAACCCTCGCGAAACATCCGGGATACGGCTCGGAAACCGCGTCGGCGTACGTTCATCCGCGGGCAACCACCAGGCCACAGGGGCCCGCACGGGCCCACGGGAGGATTAGATGTTCACCAGCGCGGACGAGGTTCTCGCCTACATCTCCGATCACGACGTGAAGTTCGTCGATGTCCGGTTCTGCGACCTGCCGGGCGTCATGCAGCACGTCTCGATCCCGGCGGAGAACTTCGGGCGGCGGGTGTTCGAAGAGGGCCTGATGTTCGACGGTTCCTCGATCCGCGGCTTCCAGCAGATCCACGAGTCGGACATGCTGCTGCTGCCCGACCCGACGAGCGCCGTGGAGGACCCATTCCGTCAGCACAAGACGCTGGTCCTCAACTTCTTCATCCACGACCCGTTGACCGGTGAGGCCTACAGCCGCGACCCGCGCAACATCGCCCGCAAGGCCGAGGACTACGTGCGAGGCTCGGGCATCGCGGACACGGCCTACTTCGGCCCGGAGGCGGAGTTCTACATCTTCGACTCGATCCGCTACGACTCGACGCCGCACTCGACCTACCACTACATCGACTCGGTCGAGGCCGCGTGGAACACCGGCCGCGACGAGGACGGCGGCAACAAGGGCTACAAGCCGGCGTACAAGGGCGGATACTTCCCGACCCCGCCGACCGACCACTTCATCGACCTGCGCGCGGAGATGGTGCGCAAGCTGCTGGAGACCGGACTCGACGTCGAGCTGCACCACCACGAGGTCGGCACCGCCGGCCAGTCGGAGATCGGCTTCCGGTTCGGCACGCTGCTCAAGACGGCCGACAACCTCATGTGGTTCAAGTACGTCGTCAAGAACGTCGCGCTGGCCGCGGGCCACACGGTGACGTTCATGCCGAAGCCCATCTTCGGTGACAACGGCTCGGGCATGCACTGCCACCAGTCGCTGTGGAAGGACGGCGCCCCGCTGTTCTACGACGAGGTCGGCTACGCGGGGCTGTCCGACACTGCGCGCTACTACATCGGCGGCCTGCTCAAGCACGCGCCCGCGCTGCTCGCCTTCACCAACCCGACGACCAACTCCTACCGGCGGCTGGTGCCGGGCTACGAGGCTCCGGTCAACCTGGTCTACTCGCAGCGCAACCGCTCGGCCTGCTGCCGGATCCCGATCACCGGTACCAACCCGAAGGCCAAGCGCATCGAGTTCCGGGTGCCCGACCCCTCGTGCAACCCCTACCTCGCGTTCGCAGCGATGCTGATGGCCGGCGTCGACGGCATCCGCAACAAGATCGAGCCCCCGGAGCCGATCGACAAGGACCTCTACGAGCTGCCGCCCGACGAGCACGCCGCGGTCGCGCAGGTGCCCGGTTCGCTGGAGCGGGTGCTCGACGAGCTCGAGGCCGACCACGAGTGGCTGCTCGAGGGCGGTGTCTTCACGCCGGACGCGATCGACACGTGGCTCGACTACAAGCGGGTGCACGAGGTCGACCCGATCCGGCTGCGCCCGCACCCGTACGAGTTCCAGATGTACTACTCCATCTAGCGCGCCCGACATCCGCTTCCGGCTCGACCGTCGCGAAGGCCCTGGCGCGGCAACCGGCGACCTGAGCGGGGCTCGTGCGTGCCCCGGATTCTCCCGGTTGCGGTTGCCGCGGACGCGGCTGGCGTGGATCCTCAGCACATGGGGGGACCGACGGGCCGGGCGCAGCACGCTGCCCGGCTACGTCCGTACGTGGCCAGCCTTGTGCTGACCTGGCTCCGCGACTCGCCCCAGGCAACGTGGCGTGAGGTCGACGGCACGCTGGTCTTCGTCGACATCTCGGGCTTCACCAAGCTGACCGAGCGGCTGGCCGAGCGCGGCAAGGGCGGCGCCGAGGAGATGAGCGACATCCTCGACGCCACGTTCGGCGAGCTGCTTTGGGTCGCCTACTCCTACGGCGCGCAGCTGGTGAAGTGGGGCGGCGACGCGGTCCTGCTGCTGTTCACCGGAGACGGGCACGCGCCGCGGGCCTGCCGCGCGGCGTACGACATGCGGGCGACGATGCGCCGCATCGGCCACCTGCGCACGTCGGCCGGTGCCGTGACCCTGCGCATGAGCGTCGGCATCCACAGCGGCACGTTCCACTTCTTCCTGGTCGGCACGCTGCACCGCGAGCTGCTCGTCACAGGACCGGGCGCGACCACCACGGCCCGCATCGAGGGCGTCGCGGAAGCCGGCGAGATCGGCCTGTCCCCGCAGACGGCCGCCCTGCTGGCGCCGAACCTCGTCGGCGTGGAGAAGACGCCTGGCGTGTGGCTGCTGCGCGGCCGGCCACGGGTGCCGGAGACTCCGCGCCGGACGACGCTCGACCTGGCCGGCATCGACGTCGCGAGCTGCCTGACTGCACCGACCCGCGAGCACCTGCTGGCAGGTGGCACCGACGGTGAGCACCGGCAGATCGCGGTCGCGTTCGTGGAGTTCAAGGAGACCGACGCCTTGCTGGCCGCCCAGGGTCCGGGCGCGCTGGCCGCCGCCCTGCACGAGGTCGTCTCGGTGACGCAGGACGCCTGCGCGCGTCACGGGGTGACGTTCTGGGAGACCGACATCAGTCCCGACGGCGGCAAGATCATGCTCGTGGGCGGAGCCCCGCGCAGCACCGACGACGACGCCGGCGCGATGCTGGCGACCGCGCGCGACGTGGCCGACGGCGTGCGAACGCTGCCTTTACGCATCGGGGTCAACCACGGCCGGGTGTTCTCCGGCGACTTCGGCCCCGACTACCGGCGTACCTACTCGGTCAAGGGCGATGCGGTCAACCTCGCCGCCCGCGTCATGGGCAAGGCAGCGCCCGGCGAGGTCTGGGCGACGGAGGGGGTCCTGGAGCACTCGCGCCTGTCGTTCGATGCCGAGAGGCTCGAGCCCTTCCTGGTCAAGGGCAAGGCCAGGCCGGTGCAGGCCTACCGGCTCGGCCGGGTGATGCAGGGACGGGTCGGGACCCCCGACGACGACCTGCCACTCATCAGTCGCGAACGCGAGCTCGCCGTCCTCCACGACGCGACGGCTGCCGCAGCCGCCGGCCGCGGCTGTCTGGTCGAGCTGGTCGGGGAACCGGGCATCGGCAAGAGCCGCCTCCTGGCCGAGCTCGCCTGCCGGTCACCCGACCTGCGGACCGTCGACGTCGGCTGCGACGCCTACCACTCTTCGACGCCGTACGCACCGTTCCGCACGTTGCTGCGCGAACTACTGGACATCCCGTACGACGCCGAGCCGGGAACGGCGGGAGAGCTGCTCGCGACGCGGCTGCACGACACGGCACCGGACCTGCTCCAGTGGCTGCCCCTGGTCGCGGTCGTCGTCGACGCCGACGTCGCGCCCACGGCGGCGACCAGCGCGTTGGACGAGAAGTTCCGCAAGGGCCGGCTGGAGCAGGTGACCACCGAGCTGCTGCACCGGCTGCTTCCGAGCGCAACCCTCGTCGTGGTGGAGGACGCCCATCTCGCCGACGACGCGTCCGCCGACCTCCTCGCCCACGTCGCCGAGAGCATCGCAAGCCGCCCCTGGGCCATGGTGGTCAGCCGGCACACCTCCCCCGGCGGTTTCGCGCCGCAGGCGCCGTCCGCCCGTATCGACCTGCTGCCGCTCGACGACTTCGCCGCGCAGACCATGCTCGCGATCGCCGCCGAGGAGTCGCCGCTCCCGCCGCACGAGTTCGCGGCACTCGCCCAGCGCGCCGAGGGCAACCCGCTGTTCCTGTTGCAACTGCTCGACGCCGTGCGTCGCACCGGCAGCGTGGACGAGCTGCCCGACTCCATCGAAGGCGTCATCACGGCGCGCATCGACCGGCTGCCCCCGCGGGAACGGCGCCTGCTCCGGACCGCGGCGGTGCTCGGCGTCCGGTTCGAACCGCGTGTCCTCGACGCGGTGCTCGACGCCGACGGCGACCGGCTCGAGGCCGAACGGCTGGCCGACTTCCTGCAGCTCGGCGACGACGGGATGGTGGCCTTCCGCCATGCCCTGGTGCGCGACACGGCCTACGAGGGGTTGCCGTTCACCCGTCGGCGCGAGCTGCACGGTCGGGCCGGCGACGTGCTCGAGCGGCTGTACGGCGAGCGCACCGACGAACGCGCGGACCTGCTGTCGCTGCACTTCCTGCAGGCAGGTCGTTTCGAAAGGGCATGGCGCTATGCCCGCGTGGCCGGGCAACGCGCCGACGGCGCTTACGCCTACGTGGAGTCGGCCGTCTTCTACGAGCGCGCGCTCGCCGCCGCCCGGCGCAGCGCAGACGCCGACACGGCGGCCATCGCGGACGTCACCGAACGCCTGGGCGACGCGCGCTCGCGGCTCGGCGAGTTCGCCCGGGCCGATGCGGCCTACGCCGACGCGGCGCGGGCGCTGCGTTCGCAGCCCCTGGACCGAGCCCGCATCTTCTACAAGCAGGCGGACATCTGCGTACGGGAGGGAGCGCACAGCCCGGCCCTGCGGCGGCTCAGCCGGGGGCTCACGGTCCTGTCCGACCAGCCGGGAATCGAGGCCCGGCGGCTGCGGGCCCGGCTCAGCTCCTTCTACGGACTCGTCCGGCACAACCAGGGGCGCGACCGCGACGCCGCCCGGTGGGGCCGCCGCGCCGTGGTCGAAGCAGAGACCTCGCGTTCGCCGGCGACCCTGGCGGAGGCGTTGCTGCATCTCGACGTCTGCCTGACCTTCGCCGACGACGGGGGCGGCAAGAACGCGCGGCGGGCGCTGGGCCTCTGGCGCCGGCTCGGCGACTCCTGGCAGGAGGCCCGCACGCTGAACCAGCTGGGCATCCGCGCCTACTTCGGGGGGCGCTGGCCCGAGGCGCTCGCGCACTACCGCGACGCGGCGGCAGCCTTCGACCGAGCCGGCGACCAGTGGATGGCCTCCGTGGTGCGAGGCAACCTCGCCGAGACGCTGTCGGACCAGGGCCATGTCGAAGAGGCGATCGGCATCCTCGAGCTGACACTGCCGGCCTGGCGCGCGTCGAGCGCGCCCACCATGGTGGGCTTCGGCCTCAGCCTGCTCGCGCGCGCGCACGTGCGGGCCGGCCGGTTCGAGGAAGCGGCACCGCTGTACGCCGAGGCGCGCGCGTTGTTCACCGAGCACGGCGAGCCGGTCGAGGTGCTGGAAACCGATGCGCGCCGCGTCGAGTCGTCCGTGCTGCAGGGACGCGGCGTCGCGGTGTTGGGCGACGTCGCGGAGCTGCTCGAGCGATGCCATCGGCTGCCCGGCGGTGAGGGTCTGGCCGCCACGGCCCACCGCCTGCACGGGCTGGCGCTCGCCCAGCTGGGCGACCTACTCGAAGCCCGCGCGGCGCTGCAGCGCAGCATCGCCTCCGCCCAGCAGCGGGGCGCCACCCACGAGATCGTCTGGGCCCTCGACGCCCTCGATCAGCTGGCCGGCGCCAGTCAGCAGCTGCCGATCCCGAGCCAGTCGACCGAGCTGCGGTCGCTCATGGACGGTCTGGGCATGGTGCAGATCGCCCGCCCTGGCCCGACCGGTCACGCCATCGACGTGACCCGCGACGCAACCATCGCCCGGTAGGACTCAGAAGAACTTCGGGTCCTGAGGGTTGCCGGGAACCTGGACGATCGCGTGCTGGGCGGCCTTCACCTTGAACAGGTCGCTGATGCATGGCTGGTCGCTAACCCCGGCGGCAGCGAGCGCGCTGCACAGTGGGAGCGGCCCCTGCGTTGGACTGGTCTCCGACTGGGGCGGCAGGAGCGTGCCGTCGCTGCCTTCGGTGTAAAACCCGTAGGGCGCCGACATGCAGACTTCCCAATGGGGCGTGCCGTTGTCCGTATAGGCGTTCGTCGTCTGCTTGTCCCAGGCCAGCTCCACCGACTTGCTCCCGGTCGTCGAGTCGGAGCTGAGCATCTGGTCGACGACGACGTACTCCGGTCGCGTTTCCGACACGCAGGCCTCGCTGTTCGGCGCGACGTTCATGAATAGTGAGCCGACCCTGGTGTCGAACGCCACGGTGCCAGACGTGTGCACCCCGCTGTCCGTGCAAGGGCTGGCGGTGCACACGATGCCGGCCACGGTCAGCTGCGGAGCCGACCCGCTCAACAGGAAGTCGTTGCCCGACCCGGAGAAGTCGTTGGACTGCTTGACCGCCGAGCCGATCGTGTAGGTGCCGTCGGTGGTCGGGGTGAACGACACCGGAATGACGACGGAGCCCGAGTCCGGCACGCCCGAGCTGCTGGACGACGAACGCAGCTGCACGACGAACTGCGAAGCGCTGCTGGTCACCGTCGCGGAGAAGTCGGCACATGCGGGCACGCTCGGGCAGATGAGGGCGCCCACGTTAGG
It encodes:
- a CDS encoding adenylate/guanylate cyclase domain-containing protein codes for the protein MGGPTGRAQHAARLRPYVASLVLTWLRDSPQATWREVDGTLVFVDISGFTKLTERLAERGKGGAEEMSDILDATFGELLWVAYSYGAQLVKWGGDAVLLLFTGDGHAPRACRAAYDMRATMRRIGHLRTSAGAVTLRMSVGIHSGTFHFFLVGTLHRELLVTGPGATTTARIEGVAEAGEIGLSPQTAALLAPNLVGVEKTPGVWLLRGRPRVPETPRRTTLDLAGIDVASCLTAPTREHLLAGGTDGEHRQIAVAFVEFKETDALLAAQGPGALAAALHEVVSVTQDACARHGVTFWETDISPDGGKIMLVGGAPRSTDDDAGAMLATARDVADGVRTLPLRIGVNHGRVFSGDFGPDYRRTYSVKGDAVNLAARVMGKAAPGEVWATEGVLEHSRLSFDAERLEPFLVKGKARPVQAYRLGRVMQGRVGTPDDDLPLISRERELAVLHDATAAAAAGRGCLVELVGEPGIGKSRLLAELACRSPDLRTVDVGCDAYHSSTPYAPFRTLLRELLDIPYDAEPGTAGELLATRLHDTAPDLLQWLPLVAVVVDADVAPTAATSALDEKFRKGRLEQVTTELLHRLLPSATLVVVEDAHLADDASADLLAHVAESIASRPWAMVVSRHTSPGGFAPQAPSARIDLLPLDDFAAQTMLAIAAEESPLPPHEFAALAQRAEGNPLFLLQLLDAVRRTGSVDELPDSIEGVITARIDRLPPRERRLLRTAAVLGVRFEPRVLDAVLDADGDRLEAERLADFLQLGDDGMVAFRHALVRDTAYEGLPFTRRRELHGRAGDVLERLYGERTDERADLLSLHFLQAGRFERAWRYARVAGQRADGAYAYVESAVFYERALAAARRSADADTAAIADVTERLGDARSRLGEFARADAAYADAARALRSQPLDRARIFYKQADICVREGAHSPALRRLSRGLTVLSDQPGIEARRLRARLSSFYGLVRHNQGRDRDAARWGRRAVVEAETSRSPATLAEALLHLDVCLTFADDGGGKNARRALGLWRRLGDSWQEARTLNQLGIRAYFGGRWPEALAHYRDAAAAFDRAGDQWMASVVRGNLAETLSDQGHVEEAIGILELTLPAWRASSAPTMVGFGLSLLARAHVRAGRFEEAAPLYAEARALFTEHGEPVEVLETDARRVESSVLQGRGVAVLGDVAELLERCHRLPGGEGLAATAHRLHGLALAQLGDLLEARAALQRSIASAQQRGATHEIVWALDALDQLAGASQQLPIPSQSTELRSLMDGLGMVQIARPGPTGHAIDVTRDATIAR
- the glnA gene encoding type I glutamate--ammonia ligase, with translation MFTSADEVLAYISDHDVKFVDVRFCDLPGVMQHVSIPAENFGRRVFEEGLMFDGSSIRGFQQIHESDMLLLPDPTSAVEDPFRQHKTLVLNFFIHDPLTGEAYSRDPRNIARKAEDYVRGSGIADTAYFGPEAEFYIFDSIRYDSTPHSTYHYIDSVEAAWNTGRDEDGGNKGYKPAYKGGYFPTPPTDHFIDLRAEMVRKLLETGLDVELHHHEVGTAGQSEIGFRFGTLLKTADNLMWFKYVVKNVALAAGHTVTFMPKPIFGDNGSGMHCHQSLWKDGAPLFYDEVGYAGLSDTARYYIGGLLKHAPALLAFTNPTTNSYRRLVPGYEAPVNLVYSQRNRSACCRIPITGTNPKAKRIEFRVPDPSCNPYLAFAAMLMAGVDGIRNKIEPPEPIDKDLYELPPDEHAAVAQVPGSLERVLDELEADHEWLLEGGVFTPDAIDTWLDYKRVHEVDPIRLRPHPYEFQMYYSI
- a CDS encoding RDD family protein, which translates into the protein MASPRISGSWLDAPPAGSELHDYRGQSLGLPASGPGSAVGLGPRFVAFAVDAVLSWLVATIPAGSVHTGIWSTLVFLVEYAVLVGLGGQSAGMRLTGLRVISVARRTQHAGIGWWAVPRAVLLALIFTVLFTDRDGRGLHDRATGTVVVRA
- the lipA gene encoding lipoyl synthase, with amino-acid sequence MSAEAPDTAIGPDGRRLLRLEVRNAAVPIERKPPWIKTRARMGPEFAALKSMVRSEGLHTVCEEAGCPNIYECWEDREATFLIGGEQCTRRCDFCQIATGRPAPLDRDEPRRVAESVQAMGLRYATVTGVTRDDLPDGGSWLYAETVRQIHAHVPGCGVEVLIPDFDGIPEQLAEVFSAKPQVLAHNVETVPRIFRRIRPGFRYQRSLDVLTAARAAGLVTKSNLILGLGEERAEVVETMQALHAAGCELLTITQYLRPSPRHHPVVRWVHPDEFVELAREAEQIGFIGVLSGPLVRSSYRAGRLYSQAVEARGTRTSG
- a CDS encoding SpoIIE family protein phosphatase, translating into MFDEEQLAHASTEQVAQRLRRLQAVSADLLGALAVEAVVRTMVESGLSLLGAVAGAVWMLDRERGMLALQGHVGYPADVIACLTDMPLDARAPAAESALHAQRVTLLSVAERDERYPGLLGGASVGAAYVCEPLVQGGEVLGVLSASFADGGLLTDPANLSFFDTVIAQCSVALHRARMISVERRSRDRLELLAESGRLFAGVTEARPLCEELCRLATDRLADVAIVVLAGPDDTWQIAGGDHADPLIGHALNGFARTLDGRGGDLIRSTMDSGLPRLFQRGDDDYRDLVDEAAQLALLHEIDLGSGLVLPLRAHGRGLGVLTMATIGQRPPLGADDLAEMRELAGRLALALDNARLFHQQSEIAHTLQRSLLPVDLPAVAGAEVAVRYLPGTRGMSVGGDFYDVVPLPSGCVGLVVGDVMGRGVRAAAVMGQVLAAIRGYVLEGHSPAGILGRLDRLVASLDDALIVTCCYVEWDPTTDRALLACAGHPPPLLVSHGDPAAFLPLEPGPPLGVGLGSYGERVVTLPLGSLLLLYTDGLVESPDLPVDEGMRRLARAVDGVRGAEAACEAALAVQPASDDDVALLALWTLPAGEGQPISELVQELPADIQSPAQARSAVEHVLASWGLDELVETATLLVSEVVTNAVRHAGTSLRLRTLRLATDGVRVEVVDQAPHAPLRRGRPNAAAEGGRGLHLIEHLARRWGVESTDLAKTVWFELSL
- the lipB gene encoding lipoyl(octanoyl) transferase LipB; the encoded protein is MAGIAFVHPGRVPYLDAWQQQQELHARRAAGDVGDSVLLLEHDPVYTAGRRTSAFERPAGDPGAPVVDVDRGGKITWHGPGQLTGYPIVALPEPLDVVSYVRRLETALIGTCADLGLATVRVPGRSGVWVPADGNGPDRKVAAIGVRVARGVTMHGFALNCDCDLTWFDRIVPCGITDAGVTSLTRELGRPVTVADAMPVVERHLLAVLEPDLVG
- a CDS encoding DUF4191 domain-containing protein, which produces MARDDSKSGGRLEQIKLVYSFTRERDPQILLWIALPAIAIFAVLLALGFVFGHPIYLGVIGFIAALLWMTSIFGRRSMSAQYASVEGQPGAAAAVLSSLRGTWKVQPAVALNRNQDLVHRAVGRPGIVLVGEGAPSRVGPLIAQERKRVTRIAGDIPIYEVQVGAEEGQVDLRKLQAHLGKLPRNLKPREVDAVDNRLRALGGAAMPVPKGPLPRGGRIPRGKMR